In Rutidosis leptorrhynchoides isolate AG116_Rl617_1_P2 chromosome 2, CSIRO_AGI_Rlap_v1, whole genome shotgun sequence, one genomic interval encodes:
- the LOC139888534 gene encoding uncharacterized protein, protein MKILSLNVRGFAVKGKFGWVRNICVSERPCLAVFQETKCGKINDNWISALWGGSNFGYVQKEAVGSSGRLLCIWDSSVFEAIDCTGGDCFIAIRGKWVKSGSESIIVNVYGPYNDRDKKAMWESLDSLIQSFESSWLLVGDFNEVRTPDDRLNSQFNHVRADRFNEFINRNGLIEIDISERKFMRISDDGVKFSKIDRFLVNNRFLSLWDDLSVVALDRHLSDHCPLILRDKVIYYGPKPFKVFDEWFNCEEVDKVIMEAWEQPIRGSRKDYNFRDRLKNVKKSLKEWSSNKFGGLDKGIDALKKEAMEWELKAETNALSETE, encoded by the coding sequence atgaaGATCCTATCTCTGAATGTTCGTGGGTTCGCGGTTAAGGGTAAATTCGGGTGGGTTAGGAACATTTGTGTTAGCGAAAGACCGTGTTTGGCAGTTTTTCAAGAAACTAAATGTGGAAAAATTAATGATAATTGGATTAGTGCGTTGTGGGGTGGTTCCAATTTCGGTTATGTTCAGAAAGAGGCGGTAGGTAGTTCGGGTAGGCTTTTGTGTATTTGGGATTCTAGTGTGTTCGAGGCTATAGATTGCACCGGGGGTGATTGTTTTATAGCAATTAGGGGTAAATGGGTGAAGTCGGGTAGTGAATCAATTATTGTTAATGTGTATGGTCCATACAATGATCGTGATAAAAAAGCTATGTGGGAATCTCTTGATAGTTTAATTCAAAGTTTTGAGTCTTCTTGGCTCCTTGTTGGGGATTTTAATGAGGTTAGAACTCCGGATGATCGTCTCAACTCTCAATTTAATCATGTTAGAGCGGATAGATTTAATGAGTTCATTAATAGGAATGGTTTGATTGAAATTGATATAAGCGAAAGAAAATTTATGCGTATTAGTGATGATGGGGTGAAGTTTAGTAAGATTGATAGATTTCTTGTCAATAATAGATTCCTTAGTCTTTGGGATGATCTTTCGGTTGTAGCTTTAGATAGGCATTTATCGGATCATTGTCCTTTGATTTTAAGGGACAAGGTGATTTATTATGGCCCTAAGCCATTTAAAGTCTTCGATGAATGGTTCAATTGTGAGGAAGTCGATAAGGTTATCATGGAAGCTTGGGAACAACCAATTAGGGGATCGAGAAAGGATTACAACTTTAGAGATAGGCTTAAAAATGTCAAAAAATCCTTAAAAGAATGGAGTTCGAATAAATTTGGAGGTCTTGATAAAGGGATTGATGCACTCAAAAAAGAAGCAATGGAATGGGAATTAAAAGCCGAGACAAATGCTCTTTCAGAAACCGAATGA